The following are encoded together in the Streptomyces sp. NBC_00341 genome:
- a CDS encoding ATP-binding protein gives MNREITQPRARSGQFAVQLSATRRGARLARLLATEQLRSWGLPLDDARQVIAELASNAVMHGYVPGRDFRILLTVTGDTLRIEVADARGERLPRVPDQSEVYEVYESGRGLLLVEALATRWGVRHGPFPRKTVWAELSLTGS, from the coding sequence GTGAACCGAGAAATCACCCAACCGCGTGCACGCAGCGGACAGTTCGCCGTGCAGCTCTCCGCCACCCGTCGGGGCGCCCGGCTGGCCCGGCTGCTGGCGACCGAACAGCTCCGCTCCTGGGGGCTGCCGCTGGACGACGCCAGACAGGTCATCGCTGAGCTGGCGTCGAACGCGGTGATGCACGGTTACGTACCGGGGCGCGACTTCCGCATCCTGCTGACGGTCACCGGGGACACGCTGCGCATCGAGGTGGCGGACGCACGCGGGGAGCGGCTGCCCCGGGTGCCGGATCAGTCCGAGGTGTACGAGGTGTACGAGTCCGGGCGGGGGCTCCTTCTCGTCGAGGCACTGGCCACGCGCTGGGGCGTCCGGCACGGCCCGTTCCCGCGCAAGACGGTCTGGGCGGAGCTCTCCCTCACCGGATCGTGA
- a CDS encoding helix-turn-helix domain-containing protein, which produces MTGNDMVDGPDWAVDPEDESGAVMAMVGRQIRLWREAAGLRAAELGEAIGYGENLVYKVEAGTRIAKPEFLDRTDDVLGAKGKIAAMKKDVAEARYPKKVRDLAKLEADAVELGSYASGVIDGLLQTEAYARALYGERRPAFTEEQVDRFVAARMARQAIFERRPAPLLTFVQEEATLRRPTGGRAVLRRQLEHLLDLGKLRHVEIQVMPTETEEHAGLDGPHRVFKLTDGTAVGLNEVQLTSRLISDPKEVQILDMRYGLTRAQALTPRLSRIFIEKLLGET; this is translated from the coding sequence ATGACTGGCAACGACATGGTGGACGGGCCGGATTGGGCGGTCGATCCCGAGGACGAGTCGGGTGCCGTGATGGCCATGGTCGGCAGGCAGATCCGGCTCTGGCGTGAGGCGGCGGGCTTACGCGCGGCGGAACTGGGCGAGGCGATCGGGTACGGCGAGAACCTGGTCTACAAGGTGGAGGCCGGTACCCGGATCGCCAAACCGGAGTTCCTGGACCGGACGGACGACGTCCTGGGCGCGAAGGGCAAGATCGCCGCGATGAAGAAGGATGTCGCGGAGGCGCGGTATCCGAAGAAGGTCCGCGATCTCGCCAAGTTGGAGGCCGATGCGGTCGAGTTGGGCTCGTATGCGTCCGGTGTGATCGACGGGCTGCTTCAGACGGAGGCGTATGCCCGCGCTCTCTACGGGGAGCGGCGCCCGGCGTTCACCGAGGAACAGGTCGACCGCTTCGTGGCCGCACGAATGGCTCGGCAGGCGATCTTCGAGCGTCGGCCCGCCCCGCTGCTGACCTTCGTGCAGGAAGAAGCCACGCTCAGGCGCCCCACGGGCGGAAGAGCAGTGTTGCGTCGACAGCTCGAACACCTGCTGGACCTAGGCAAGTTGAGGCATGTCGAGATCCAGGTGATGCCGACCGAGACCGAGGAACACGCCGGCTTGGACGGCCCTCACCGGGTGTTTAAGCTGACTGACGGTACGGCTGTGGGGCTCAATGAGGTACAGCTCACCAGTCGGCTCATCAGCGATCCCAAGGAAGTCCAGATCCTTGACATGCGTTACGGCCTGACCCGGGCCCAGGCGCTCACGCCTCGGCTCTCGCGCATCTTCATCGAAAAACTGCTGGGAGAGACATGA
- a CDS encoding DUF397 domain-containing protein: MTAKRSDGSPSDLTWFKSSYSTSDGPSCVEVAAAPTTVHVRDSKNIPGPELGFAPGAWAEFVSYASTD; the protein is encoded by the coding sequence ATGACTGCGAAGCGCTCGGACGGAAGCCCTTCCGACCTGACCTGGTTCAAGAGCAGCTACAGCACCAGCGACGGTCCCTCGTGCGTCGAGGTCGCCGCCGCCCCCACCACCGTCCACGTCCGCGACTCGAAGAACATCCCCGGCCCCGAACTCGGCTTCGCCCCGGGCGCCTGGGCCGAGTTCGTCTCGTACGCGTCGACCGACTGA